The nucleotide window ACGGTGACGGTCCGGTGAGCATGGCCGTGGTCGAGTGCAACGCCGATCTGACGATGCGCGCCACCGCCAAGTACAGCGGCGACATTCCGGACGACGCCACGCTCGAGTCGCTCGTCAATGTCCGCGGTCGCGCGCACTTCGCCATCACGCTCGACCCGCGTGAGAAGCAACCGGGCCAGCAACCGTATCAGGGCGTGGTGCCGCTGTCCGACGAGCACGGTGCCCTGCCCGACATGGCCTCGGTCCTCGAACATTACATGCATCACTCGGAGCAGCTCGACACCCGTCTGTGGCTGGCTTGCGACGACAATCACGCCGTGGGCATGCTGCTGCAAAAGCTGCCGGGACATGGCGGTACCGCGGGCACCGGCGCCGAGCGCGCACCGGAACTCGACGAGGATACGTGGAACCGGGTCTGCCAGTTGGGCAACACGCTCCAGCGCGAGGAAATGCTGAGCACCGACCGGGAGACCATGCTCCATCGTCTGTTCTGGGAGGAGGCGGTACGCGTGTTCGAACCACTGGTCACGTCGTTTCGCTGCACCTGTTCGCGCGAGCGCGTGGCCAACATGCTGCGCACGCTCGGGGAGGCCGAGGTCATGAGCGTGTTCGACGAGCGTCCGAACGTCGAAGTCGCTTGCGAGTTCTGCCGTCAGACGTACCATTTCGACAAGGTGGACGCCGCGCAACTGTTCACCGAGCAATCGCACGCCGCGCCGTCCGCGCAGCATTGATTCGCGCCCAAATCGCCGGCGCAACCGGAACAGCGAACGCAGTACCGCACGGAACCGTAAGCCAGGCCAGTGAATCTCAATGACAACGGCGGTCTGCGACGTCGGACGGTGCCATCGCGCCGCGACGCCGCGGGTCAATCCGACACGCCTTCCGACACTCGATCAGGCACTCGCCCGGGGAATTGACGCATGCAGGTATTCGGTTCCATGGCTCACTCGGCTGTCCGGCGCGCCCCTGCGGCGCTGGGCGTGGCCGTCATGACGCTCCTGTCCGGCTGTGCGCAATGGCAGTTGCCGCCACCCGACGCACCGGCGGCACGCCTGCCGGCGACGCCG belongs to Pandoraea pnomenusa and includes:
- the hslO gene encoding Hsp33 family molecular chaperone HslO, with the protein product MSDQLQKFMFDAAPVRGEYVSLDATWRAVLERHDYPPAVRHLLGEMMAAAALLTANVKFDGALILQLHGDGPVSMAVVECNADLTMRATAKYSGDIPDDATLESLVNVRGRAHFAITLDPREKQPGQQPYQGVVPLSDEHGALPDMASVLEHYMHHSEQLDTRLWLACDDNHAVGMLLQKLPGHGGTAGTGAERAPELDEDTWNRVCQLGNTLQREEMLSTDRETMLHRLFWEEAVRVFEPLVTSFRCTCSRERVANMLRTLGEAEVMSVFDERPNVEVACEFCRQTYHFDKVDAAQLFTEQSHAAPSAQH